A genomic window from Haladaptatus caseinilyticus includes:
- a CDS encoding sugar phosphate nucleotidyltransferase, whose translation MQAVVLAAGKGTRLRPLTDEKPKALVEVAGAPILTRCFGTLVELDADELVVVIGYEGEKIREYYGESFASVPITYVWQDEQLGMAHALRQAEPRVEGDFMCMDGDCVIQSDLRPLLERQREDAVDAVQQVEFVSTEEARVKAICDVNEGGELLGIEKEPDDPPNPSLVAAGFAVYSQAMFDACADTELSSRGEYELAEAIQRFVDERTMRAMTTDGWSVNINTPEEREMAEQRLR comes from the coding sequence ATGCAAGCAGTCGTCCTCGCTGCTGGAAAGGGGACCCGCCTCCGACCGTTGACCGACGAAAAGCCGAAGGCGTTAGTCGAAGTGGCCGGAGCACCGATTCTCACGCGCTGTTTCGGGACGTTGGTCGAACTCGATGCCGACGAACTCGTTGTCGTCATCGGCTACGAGGGGGAGAAAATTCGGGAGTACTATGGAGAATCGTTTGCCAGCGTGCCGATAACCTACGTCTGGCAGGATGAGCAGTTGGGGATGGCACACGCACTTCGACAGGCCGAACCCCGTGTCGAAGGCGACTTCATGTGTATGGACGGAGATTGCGTGATTCAGTCCGACCTCCGTCCACTCCTCGAACGGCAACGTGAGGACGCAGTCGATGCCGTACAGCAAGTCGAGTTCGTCTCGACGGAGGAAGCGCGCGTAAAGGCGATCTGTGACGTGAACGAGGGCGGCGAACTGCTCGGAATCGAGAAGGAACCGGACGACCCACCAAATCCGAGTCTCGTCGCGGCGGGGTTCGCCGTTTACAGTCAAGCGATGTTCGACGCCTGTGCGGACACGGAGCTATCCTCCCGGGGCGAGTACGAACTCGCCGAAGCGATTCAGCGGTTCGTGGATGAAAGGACGATGCGAGCGATGACGACGGACGGATGGTCAGTCAACATCAATACACCCGAGGAGCGAGAGATGGCGGAGCAACGACTTCGCTGA
- a CDS encoding dihydroorotase produces the protein MLTIRNATLADGNKRDVRIDTEAGRISAIGSSLTESGEQIDATGKLLLPGAIDAHVHFRQPGFSHKETWETGSMSAAAGGVTTVVDQPNTNPPTVDGDSFDEKAELATASYVDYGINGGVTPDWEPESLFARPILALGEVFLADSTGKMGIEEELFREAVERATDDYVVVTVHAEDADLFDEDAKSRDDDDADAWSAYRTATAEAAAVERACEIGKELGGRLHIAHTSTPEGIDAAHEIGATCEVTPHHLFLSRDDLDELGTFGRMNPPLRSEKRREEVFARVADGTVDMIATDHAPHTRDEKDAGIWDAPSGVPGVETMLPLLLEEARNGNLSYDRVADLTARNPSKVFGLPRKGRIEEGRMADLVLVDPDESREIRGDGLHSKCGWTPFEGRMGVFPELTMVRGNVVFEDGEFGEAVGENVRA, from the coding sequence ATGCTTACGATTCGGAACGCGACGCTCGCGGACGGGAACAAGCGGGACGTTCGCATCGACACCGAGGCGGGACGGATTTCCGCAATCGGGTCCTCGCTGACGGAGTCCGGGGAACAAATCGACGCGACCGGAAAGTTGCTTTTACCGGGGGCAATCGACGCCCATGTTCACTTTCGACAGCCCGGCTTCTCCCACAAGGAGACGTGGGAGACGGGGAGTATGAGCGCCGCCGCAGGTGGGGTCACGACCGTCGTTGATCAGCCGAACACGAACCCGCCGACGGTGGACGGCGACTCGTTCGACGAAAAAGCCGAACTGGCGACAGCATCATATGTCGATTACGGAATCAACGGTGGCGTCACACCGGACTGGGAGCCGGAGTCGCTGTTCGCCCGCCCGATTCTCGCGTTGGGCGAGGTATTTCTCGCCGATTCGACCGGGAAGATGGGTATCGAGGAGGAACTCTTCCGCGAAGCGGTCGAACGTGCCACCGACGATTACGTCGTCGTGACGGTTCACGCCGAGGACGCTGACTTGTTCGACGAAGACGCGAAATCGCGCGACGACGATGATGCCGACGCGTGGAGTGCCTACCGAACGGCGACGGCCGAGGCCGCCGCCGTCGAGCGTGCCTGTGAAATCGGTAAGGAACTCGGTGGGCGGCTACACATCGCCCACACCAGCACGCCGGAGGGCATCGATGCGGCACACGAAATCGGGGCGACCTGTGAGGTGACACCCCACCACCTGTTCCTCTCGCGTGACGACCTCGACGAACTCGGGACGTTCGGACGGATGAACCCACCACTTCGGAGCGAAAAGCGACGCGAGGAAGTGTTCGCACGTGTGGCGGACGGAACGGTCGATATGATTGCGACCGACCATGCACCCCACACCCGAGACGAGAAGGACGCGGGTATCTGGGACGCACCGAGCGGCGTCCCGGGCGTCGAAACGATGCTCCCGCTACTGCTCGAAGAAGCCCGCAACGGAAATCTGAGTTACGACCGTGTGGCCGACCTCACCGCCCGAAATCCGTCGAAGGTGTTCGGTTTGCCGCGAAAGGGGCGTATCGAAGAAGGACGGATGGCCGACCTCGTACTGGTTGACCCTGACGAGAGTCGCGAAATTCGGGGCGACGGCCTGCACTCGAAATGCGGTTGGACGCCGTTCGAGGGGAGAATGGGCGTGTTTCCCGAACTGACGATGGTTCGCGGGAACGTCGTGTTCGAAGACGGTGAGTTCGGGGAGGCGGTCGGCGAGAACGTTCGCGCCTGA
- a CDS encoding lipoate--protein ligase family protein, translated as MRVLRGRAETRDDDRAVTAAMLTETAESGEAAVRVWTPHRQIAFGRRDARADEFDVAKSVAETCGFEPVERSVGGRAVAYTGTTVAFAHTVPLSDIRTGMEERYAETTEAVQRAFWRLGVPAQRGEPPRSFCPGDYSLQWKGKLAGVAQRVRTGAALVSGVVVVDDHDEIAGVLDPIYATLGVPFDSDSVGSIANADGDADPDRVIQTIEAMLVGEEETMVEHIGDRET; from the coding sequence ATGCGCGTGCTTCGTGGCCGGGCCGAGACACGAGACGACGACCGAGCGGTCACTGCCGCGATGCTCACCGAGACCGCAGAGAGTGGCGAGGCTGCCGTTCGAGTGTGGACACCACATAGACAGATCGCGTTCGGACGACGGGATGCTCGCGCCGACGAATTCGACGTAGCCAAATCCGTCGCCGAAACGTGTGGATTCGAACCCGTCGAACGAAGCGTCGGCGGACGCGCCGTCGCGTACACTGGTACGACGGTCGCGTTCGCTCACACCGTCCCGCTGTCCGATATTCGGACAGGAATGGAGGAGCGGTACGCCGAGACCACCGAAGCGGTTCAGCGTGCCTTCTGGCGACTCGGCGTCCCTGCCCAACGGGGCGAACCGCCGCGGTCGTTCTGTCCCGGTGACTACTCGCTCCAGTGGAAGGGAAAACTCGCGGGCGTCGCACAGCGGGTTCGAACCGGGGCGGCGCTCGTCTCCGGGGTCGTCGTCGTGGACGACCACGACGAAATCGCGGGAGTGCTCGACCCGATTTATGCGACACTCGGCGTGCCGTTCGACTCGGACTCCGTCGGTAGCATCGCAAACGCTGACGGGGATGCCGACCCCGACCGCGTTATCCAAACCATCGAAGCCATGCTCGTCGGCGAGGAGGAGACGATGGTCGAACACATTGGCGACCGAGAGACTTAG
- a CDS encoding DUF4385 domain-containing protein has product MTEDDNPEDDVNYRDHPEKYGENYEIGRTEKGVFKVEPYKSELLPHWSYADPESARESAEKLFEQYETYRENDDFVGMDMARKYCQMGFTRAMRYAKYPGGEKYDDNGDEREPKRWADPKKRAAAKVFKRRWDQIRHDEKYQRLKSEYQNRTQ; this is encoded by the coding sequence GTGACGGAAGATGACAACCCCGAGGACGACGTGAACTACCGCGACCATCCCGAGAAGTACGGCGAAAACTACGAAATCGGTCGAACCGAGAAGGGCGTTTTTAAAGTCGAACCGTACAAATCGGAACTCCTCCCTCACTGGTCGTACGCCGACCCGGAATCGGCGCGCGAATCCGCCGAGAAACTCTTCGAGCAGTACGAAACGTACCGGGAAAACGATGATTTCGTGGGGATGGATATGGCGCGGAAATACTGTCAGATGGGGTTCACGCGGGCGATGCGCTATGCGAAGTACCCCGGCGGGGAAAAATACGACGACAATGGCGACGAACGCGAGCCGAAACGGTGGGCGGACCCGAAAAAAAGAGCGGCAGCGAAGGTTTTTAAGCGAAGGTGGGACCAGATCCGCCACGATGAAAAATACCAGCGGCTGAAAAGCGAGTATCAAAACCGGACGCAGTAG
- a CDS encoding cysteine hydrolase family protein: MNFDPDSTAVVVVDMQNGFCHPDGSLYAPGSEEVTDTIQALLSRAREAGAAVVFTRDVHPPDQFEGNHYYDEFERWGEHVVEGTWETEIVDELDVHEDDHIVTKYTYDAFYQTDLEGYLDAHGINDLLICGTLANVCVLHTAGSAGLRDFKPVIVEDAVGYIEEGHKEYAIEHSAWLFGEGAKLEDIEFE, from the coding sequence ATGAACTTCGACCCAGATTCGACGGCAGTCGTCGTCGTCGATATGCAAAACGGGTTCTGCCATCCGGACGGAAGCCTCTACGCACCAGGCAGCGAGGAGGTTACCGACACGATTCAGGCACTACTTTCTCGCGCGCGCGAAGCGGGTGCAGCAGTCGTCTTCACCCGTGACGTTCACCCACCGGATCAGTTCGAGGGGAACCATTACTATGACGAGTTCGAACGCTGGGGAGAACACGTCGTTGAGGGAACATGGGAGACGGAAATCGTGGACGAACTCGACGTGCACGAGGACGACCACATCGTAACGAAATACACCTACGACGCCTTCTATCAGACCGACCTCGAAGGGTATTTGGATGCTCACGGCATCAACGACTTGCTTATTTGTGGAACATTGGCTAACGTCTGCGTCCTCCACACCGCCGGAAGTGCCGGACTACGGGATTTCAAACCCGTCATCGTAGAGGACGCCGTGGGCTACATCGAAGAGGGACACAAGGAATACGCCATCGAACACTCCGCGTGGTTGTTCGGGGAGGGTGCGAAATTGGAGGACATCGAGTTCGAGTAG
- a CDS encoding Hvo_1808 family surface protein, producing MRTITAVAVALMLVLAGCSSAPGDDTTTSGPDVTNTTQDPGTTAPPGEKKAIHPADPDDDVLGWEEGYWFNETISVTRDDGLNESELDAVVSRSMARVEKIRDLEFERKVPVKVISRDQFRSEQDNQTTPPKRRLFDNVKFEALMMIDESTDSIAVQSRNSGSSVGGYYSPGKESIVIISNNQTSPKMNEITLSQELFHALQDQTFDLKSFDQSTRERHNAIDGVIEGDGNYLDYLYEQRCNSEWKGTCLMSDKSESSGGGQLANIGPYLVKYQPYSDGPPFVKRIHEKQGWKGVNDLYKNPPASTEQVIHPKKYPNDKPAQITVRDTTSNGWKRLKPKGRPNFGEVGEAGIFSMLMYPYYESQGSTQILPARKFFNMNNEGKLKEFDPLNYRSKATNGWDGDKIVVYTNDDTATNETGYVFKTKWDSKKDATEFVDAYKKLLNYRNAKQVDSKQNTWRVPDSTGFGDAFYIQQNGDTVVIVNAPTVSDLSDVRHGSAPNA from the coding sequence ATGCGAACGATTACCGCTGTCGCGGTTGCTCTTATGCTCGTGCTAGCGGGGTGCTCATCGGCACCCGGTGACGATACGACCACGAGTGGACCCGACGTGACGAACACGACGCAGGACCCCGGAACCACAGCTCCACCGGGTGAAAAGAAGGCAATTCACCCGGCCGACCCCGACGACGACGTCTTGGGATGGGAGGAAGGCTACTGGTTCAACGAGACGATCTCCGTCACACGGGACGACGGGTTGAACGAGTCGGAACTAGACGCCGTCGTCAGTCGGTCAATGGCTCGCGTCGAAAAAATCCGAGATTTGGAATTCGAAAGGAAGGTTCCCGTGAAAGTCATTTCGCGCGACCAGTTCCGCAGTGAGCAAGACAACCAGACGACGCCGCCGAAGCGTAGGCTGTTCGATAACGTCAAGTTCGAGGCGTTGATGATGATCGACGAATCGACCGACTCGATTGCGGTGCAGAGTCGGAACTCCGGATCGTCGGTCGGCGGCTACTACAGTCCTGGCAAGGAATCCATCGTCATCATCTCGAACAACCAGACGTCGCCCAAGATGAACGAGATTACACTGTCTCAGGAGCTGTTCCACGCGCTTCAAGACCAGACGTTCGACCTCAAATCGTTCGACCAATCCACTCGAGAACGCCACAACGCTATCGATGGCGTCATCGAGGGCGACGGTAACTATCTCGATTATCTCTACGAACAACGATGTAACAGCGAATGGAAAGGAACGTGCCTCATGTCGGACAAAAGCGAGAGCAGTGGTGGCGGCCAACTCGCCAACATCGGCCCGTATCTCGTCAAATATCAACCGTACAGCGATGGCCCACCGTTCGTGAAGCGAATTCACGAAAAACAGGGCTGGAAGGGTGTCAACGACCTCTATAAAAACCCGCCAGCCAGTACGGAACAAGTCATCCATCCGAAAAAATACCCGAACGACAAGCCCGCACAGATTACCGTGCGGGATACGACCAGCAACGGCTGGAAACGTCTGAAACCGAAGGGTCGTCCGAACTTCGGCGAAGTCGGCGAAGCGGGCATCTTCTCGATGCTCATGTACCCCTACTACGAGAGTCAGGGAAGTACCCAGATCCTTCCTGCCCGAAAGTTCTTCAACATGAACAACGAGGGAAAACTGAAAGAGTTCGACCCGCTGAACTATCGGAGCAAGGCAACGAACGGCTGGGATGGCGACAAAATAGTCGTATACACGAACGACGATACGGCTACAAACGAAACCGGATACGTCTTCAAGACGAAGTGGGACTCGAAAAAAGACGCCACCGAATTCGTGGATGCGTATAAGAAACTGCTCAACTATCGGAATGCAAAGCAGGTCGATAGCAAACAAAACACGTGGCGGGTTCCCGATAGCACTGGATTCGGCGACGCCTTCTATATCCAGCAAAACGGCGACACCGTCGTCATCGTGAATGCGCCCACAGTGAGCGATCTCTCCGACGTTCGACACGGCTCCGCACCGAACGCATAG
- a CDS encoding nicotinate phosphoribosyltransferase, whose product MSDRFDVVSEDAIRDGTATDAYFLRTETTLASAGKNPHVVAEVTADQFPSGEFELLSGMKDAAHLLEGLPIDVDAMEEGRLFDGGPVCTIEGRYLDFARYETSLLGFLSHASGMATNALETRVSAPDAQVVSFGARHVHPSIAAVVERSALVAGLDGFSHVAAGEILGTDPSGTMPHALLICFGSGKQEEAWRAFDEAVEEDVPRIALCDTFSDEKDEVLRAANTLGDSLDSVRIDTTGSRRGNFRHILRELRWELDSHGFEDVDIFASGGLGPDDLLELSDVADGFGVGSYISNAEPVDFALDIVEIDGEPVAKRGKLSGRKQVYRTTDGDHHIGLARHDADGEPLLQPLIRDGTIVREFDVDTAARRARDDSSMVGF is encoded by the coding sequence GTGAGCGACCGATTCGACGTGGTTTCCGAGGATGCGATCCGCGACGGAACCGCGACGGACGCCTACTTCTTGCGCACCGAGACGACACTCGCATCCGCGGGAAAGAATCCACACGTCGTCGCCGAGGTAACTGCCGACCAGTTCCCGAGCGGCGAATTTGAACTTCTCTCCGGCATGAAAGATGCGGCCCACCTCCTCGAAGGATTACCGATCGACGTGGACGCGATGGAAGAAGGGCGGCTATTCGACGGAGGACCTGTTTGTACCATCGAAGGACGGTACCTCGATTTTGCGCGGTACGAAACTTCGCTCCTCGGATTTCTCTCACACGCCTCGGGGATGGCCACGAACGCACTCGAAACACGTGTTTCAGCCCCGGACGCCCAGGTGGTGAGCTTCGGCGCGCGACACGTTCATCCGTCGATCGCAGCAGTCGTCGAAAGGTCGGCCCTCGTCGCCGGGTTGGATGGATTTTCACACGTTGCCGCAGGAGAAATCCTCGGAACGGACCCGAGCGGAACCATGCCGCACGCACTCCTCATCTGCTTTGGAAGCGGAAAACAGGAGGAAGCGTGGCGGGCCTTCGACGAGGCAGTCGAGGAGGACGTCCCTCGTATCGCGCTCTGTGACACGTTTTCGGACGAAAAAGACGAGGTACTTCGCGCGGCAAACACGCTCGGAGATTCGCTCGACAGCGTTCGTATCGATACGACCGGTTCGCGTCGAGGAAACTTCCGACACATTCTGCGCGAACTGCGCTGGGAACTCGATTCACACGGTTTCGAGGACGTAGATATCTTCGCCAGCGGTGGACTCGGTCCGGACGACCTTCTCGAACTGAGTGACGTCGCTGACGGATTTGGTGTCGGCAGTTACATCAGCAACGCTGAACCCGTGGATTTCGCCCTCGATATCGTGGAAATCGACGGCGAACCGGTGGCAAAACGTGGAAAGCTCTCCGGAAGGAAACAAGTGTATCGAACGACCGACGGTGATCATCACATCGGCCTCGCGCGCCACGATGCGGACGGCGAACCGCTACTGCAACCGCTGATTCGTGACGGCACGATCGTCCGAGAATTCGACGTGGATACTGCGGCTCGTCGCGCGCGCGACGACTCATCGATGGTCGGCTTTTAG
- a CDS encoding TIGR00296 family protein has protein sequence MSEAQAVSLTYEDGTRAVELAREAVNSYVINGQREQPGSMREAFYARTGVFVRLESTRGRGSLRGCAGAYDTSEQLGHQIVDSAIAAASGDSCGSEIEPAELSNLNISVFIVENTVLTDDPVNDMRLGRHGIAVEGNGQHAWMYPTLPVEHNWSEFEYLDRACRKAGLPHGAWEDDDVFVTLIEGPVFREREPEGSIERI, from the coding sequence ATGTCTGAGGCACAGGCAGTTTCCCTCACCTACGAGGATGGCACGCGCGCGGTCGAACTCGCACGGGAGGCGGTGAACTCATACGTCATCAATGGACAACGAGAGCAACCGGGCAGCATGCGAGAAGCATTTTACGCCCGAACTGGCGTCTTCGTCAGGCTAGAATCCACTCGTGGACGCGGGAGCCTGCGCGGGTGCGCTGGTGCCTACGACACGAGCGAACAGTTAGGGCATCAAATCGTTGACTCCGCCATCGCGGCCGCCAGCGGGGATTCCTGCGGTTCCGAGATCGAACCCGCTGAGCTGTCGAATCTCAACATCTCCGTGTTCATCGTCGAGAACACCGTGTTGACGGATGACCCCGTAAACGACATGCGATTGGGTCGTCACGGCATCGCTGTCGAAGGCAACGGACAGCACGCATGGATGTATCCGACGCTCCCCGTCGAACACAACTGGAGCGAGTTCGAATATCTCGACCGCGCATGTCGAAAAGCGGGCCTTCCCCACGGTGCGTGGGAAGACGACGACGTCTTCGTCACACTCATCGAAGGGCCAGTGTTCCGCGAGCGCGAACCCGAAGGGAGTATCGAGCGAATCTAA
- a CDS encoding heavy metal translocating P-type ATPase, translating into MSNTGTETLRLSVPSMDCPSCAGKVTKSVKSVAGVRDIDAQVASGRLVVTFDPDRADTDAIRTAVTNAGYEIDDTDDERTETLSVPSMDCPSCAGKVENALSDVSGVKEYDTQPASGRVVITASAGTSRETLVAAVESAGYEVEEVASDDGPAVESPHAVWTSTRALKTWAGAAFLVFGLVLEFITPSLNPELVSAVGNSLTVAGVGFLAATAIGGQEIVRNGYYSAKNRSLDIDLLMSVGILGALAVGLYFEAATLAVLFSVAELLERFSMDRARNSLRELMDLSPDTATVRREDGEETVPVESVHIGDVVIVRPGEKIPVDGEVHEGTSSVNQAPITGESVPVEKETGDEVFAGTVNEEGYLEVEATAEADDSTISHIVEMVEDAQGNQTDHEQFVDRFARYYTPIVVVAAILTAAVPPLFFGAPFERWFVRGLTLLVVACPCAFVISTPVSIVSGLTSAARNGVLVKGGDHLEAMGELDAIAFDKTGTLTKGELTVTDVISLNGNSADDVLQCAHSIEHRSEHPIAGAIIDHAHEQGVGEREVSDFESLTGKGVRADLDDVTHYAGKPALFAELGFDLEHTHMTTDGGAIAQQGEMVEPESICDGRDDCLDLLAEVVPRLEQEGKTIVLVGTEDELEGVIAVADEVRPGAKEAVQRLHGLGVSRVVMLTGDNEGTARAIAEQVGVDEFRAELLPEEKVSAVEELTEGGVAMVGDGINDAPAMAAATVGVAMGAAGTDTAIETADVALMGDDLSKLPYLRRLARKANRVIRQNIWTSLAVKAVLAVGAPIGLVTVAQAIVIGDMGMSLGVTSNAMRLAGVTPDDE; encoded by the coding sequence ATGAGCAATACCGGGACCGAGACGCTTCGTCTTTCCGTTCCGAGCATGGACTGCCCATCCTGTGCCGGAAAAGTGACGAAGAGCGTGAAATCGGTCGCTGGCGTCAGGGACATCGACGCGCAAGTCGCCTCCGGCCGACTAGTGGTAACCTTCGACCCCGACCGGGCCGATACCGACGCGATCCGAACCGCGGTAACGAACGCAGGCTACGAGATAGACGACACGGATGACGAGCGGACGGAGACACTGTCGGTTCCTAGCATGGATTGTCCGTCCTGCGCCGGAAAAGTCGAGAACGCACTTTCCGACGTTTCGGGTGTCAAGGAATACGATACGCAACCCGCATCAGGCCGTGTCGTCATCACGGCATCCGCGGGTACATCCCGTGAGACCCTCGTTGCGGCAGTCGAGAGCGCGGGATACGAAGTCGAAGAAGTGGCGAGCGACGACGGACCGGCGGTCGAATCGCCCCACGCGGTGTGGACGAGTACCCGTGCACTGAAGACGTGGGCCGGGGCCGCTTTCCTCGTCTTCGGCCTCGTTTTGGAGTTCATAACACCGTCTTTGAACCCGGAATTGGTCTCCGCAGTCGGTAACTCGCTAACTGTTGCCGGCGTTGGGTTCCTCGCCGCCACTGCAATCGGTGGACAAGAAATCGTCCGAAACGGCTACTACTCGGCGAAGAACCGAAGCCTCGATATCGACCTGCTGATGTCCGTCGGCATCCTCGGCGCGCTCGCAGTCGGCCTCTACTTCGAAGCCGCGACGCTCGCAGTGCTTTTCAGCGTCGCTGAACTGCTGGAACGGTTCTCGATGGATCGTGCTCGTAACTCCCTTCGAGAACTGATGGATCTTTCCCCTGACACGGCGACCGTTCGCCGGGAAGACGGCGAGGAGACGGTTCCCGTCGAATCGGTTCACATCGGTGACGTCGTCATCGTCCGCCCGGGCGAGAAAATCCCGGTCGATGGTGAGGTCCACGAGGGAACGAGTTCGGTCAATCAGGCACCGATCACGGGTGAGAGCGTCCCCGTCGAGAAAGAAACGGGTGACGAAGTGTTCGCCGGAACGGTAAACGAGGAGGGCTATCTCGAAGTCGAAGCGACCGCGGAAGCGGACGATTCGACCATCTCGCACATCGTGGAGATGGTCGAGGACGCACAGGGCAACCAGACCGACCACGAGCAGTTCGTCGACCGGTTCGCGCGCTACTACACCCCTATCGTGGTCGTCGCAGCGATTCTCACCGCAGCAGTGCCGCCGCTCTTCTTCGGCGCACCTTTCGAACGGTGGTTCGTCCGCGGACTCACCCTCCTCGTCGTCGCGTGTCCTTGTGCATTCGTCATCAGTACGCCCGTCAGTATCGTCTCGGGGCTCACCAGCGCCGCACGAAACGGGGTTCTCGTCAAAGGTGGCGATCATCTCGAAGCGATGGGCGAACTCGATGCGATCGCCTTCGACAAAACCGGCACGCTAACCAAGGGTGAACTGACCGTTACCGACGTGATCTCGCTCAACGGCAACAGTGCGGACGACGTACTCCAGTGCGCGCACAGTATCGAACACCGGAGCGAACACCCCATCGCCGGTGCCATCATCGACCACGCCCACGAACAAGGCGTTGGCGAGCGCGAGGTATCCGATTTCGAGAGCCTAACCGGAAAGGGCGTTCGCGCGGATTTGGACGACGTGACACATTACGCCGGGAAACCGGCCCTGTTCGCCGAGTTGGGCTTCGACCTCGAACACACGCACATGACGACCGATGGCGGCGCGATCGCACAGCAAGGTGAGATGGTCGAACCGGAGAGCATCTGTGACGGTCGGGACGACTGCCTCGACCTGCTCGCGGAGGTCGTTCCACGACTCGAGCAAGAGGGCAAAACCATCGTCCTCGTCGGCACCGAGGACGAACTGGAGGGCGTCATCGCCGTCGCGGACGAAGTCCGCCCTGGCGCGAAAGAAGCCGTTCAACGTCTCCACGGCTTGGGCGTTTCCCGCGTGGTCATGCTCACCGGTGATAACGAAGGGACCGCCCGCGCAATCGCGGAGCAGGTCGGCGTGGACGAGTTCCGTGCCGAACTCCTTCCCGAGGAGAAGGTTTCAGCCGTCGAGGAACTCACTGAGGGCGGTGTCGCAATGGTCGGCGACGGTATCAACGATGCACCTGCGATGGCCGCCGCAACCGTCGGGGTGGCCATGGGTGCGGCAGGCACCGACACCGCCATCGAGACCGCCGACGTGGCCCTGATGGGTGATGACCTTTCGAAACTCCCGTATCTCAGACGGCTCGCCCGAAAGGCAAACCGCGTCATCCGGCAGAACATCTGGACGAGCCTCGCCGTGAAAGCCGTCCTCGCGGTCGGCGCGCCGATCGGCCTCGTCACCGTCGCGCAAGCGATCGTCATCGGCGACATGGGGATGAGCCTTGGCGTGACGAGCAACGCGATGCGACTAGCGGGGGTCACCCCCGACGACGAATAG
- a CDS encoding cation diffusion facilitator family transporter produces the protein MAHDHDARTDTAASDDSSDTSFRALTIALAINTVFFVVELLGAVYSGSLTLLADAVHMLTDSASLGLALFASWVSARPPDARRTYGYQRAEVLGALGNGLLLLVAVGYVLYDSLRRFGNPQPVDAQLVIVVGVLGLLANLAGAWVLSEHRGVLNVEGAFLHLLADAAGSVAAIVVGVALVFTDLYVLDPLFAVLVAFLVLYSAKDLFAESVNILLQGTPSGISVDEVRAYLVGLEGVRDVHHVHVWSLSSTQCTLSAHVVVDDGVDSDSVLRRCQRELGDQFGIDHATIQVESESYSHTLDFDCNFRSRKV, from the coding sequence ATGGCGCATGACCACGACGCCAGAACCGACACCGCTGCGAGCGACGATTCCAGCGATACCAGTTTTCGCGCGCTGACCATCGCACTGGCTATCAACACCGTCTTCTTCGTCGTCGAACTGCTCGGCGCAGTATATTCCGGGTCGCTGACCCTCCTGGCGGATGCGGTTCACATGCTCACGGACAGCGCGAGTCTCGGACTCGCGCTCTTCGCGTCGTGGGTTTCCGCACGGCCACCCGACGCCCGCAGAACCTACGGCTACCAGCGCGCCGAGGTCCTCGGCGCGCTGGGTAACGGGCTCCTCTTGCTGGTTGCGGTCGGCTACGTCCTCTACGATTCACTTCGTCGGTTCGGGAATCCACAACCGGTCGATGCACAACTCGTGATCGTCGTGGGCGTCCTCGGCCTCTTGGCGAATCTCGCTGGTGCATGGGTTCTCTCGGAGCACCGAGGCGTGCTGAACGTCGAAGGCGCATTTTTGCACCTGCTCGCGGATGCGGCGGGAAGCGTAGCGGCAATCGTCGTCGGCGTGGCGCTCGTGTTCACCGACCTGTACGTGCTCGACCCGCTGTTTGCCGTCCTCGTCGCGTTTCTGGTGTTATACTCCGCGAAAGACCTCTTTGCGGAAAGTGTGAACATTCTTCTGCAGGGTACGCCGTCCGGTATTTCTGTGGACGAGGTTCGAGCATATCTCGTCGGGTTGGAGGGCGTCAGGGACGTTCACCACGTTCACGTCTGGTCCCTGAGCTCGACGCAGTGTACGCTTTCGGCGCACGTCGTGGTCGATGATGGCGTCGACTCCGATTCGGTGCTCCGGCGTTGTCAACGGGAACTGGGCGATCAGTTCGGCATCGACCACGCCACGATACAGGTCGAATCGGAGTCGTACAGCCACACGCTCGATTTCGACTGTAACTTCCGGAGTCGCAAGGTTTGA